In Streptomyces sp. NBC_00569, a single genomic region encodes these proteins:
- a CDS encoding PA14 domain-containing protein: MITDRFRAGLRVGAAGLAMALPSACLVLAAPSAAAAVTCGDTTFKRTFYTNTSFSGTPKKTDCDTTVDQNWTGAPLSGMATNNFSVRWSLTRDFGSGGCFTYRLSGTDGLRLYVDGVRKVNKWTNTGDSGNSVPGTFCIGSGSHTVRVDHANWTGLSQVKFTWPASSDSKAPLAPTGITTSYDAATGKATASWKKNRELDIDHYRVLVETSTSGVARWDTTGTSTSYALPKDGRTYRFCIQAVDKWTNYGATACGPYVTTPDKTAPAVPAVRTSDVTVSNDVGTPRVNVWLGQVQPSDGPVFTLWRATAEAGPYTKVSTLDLRETPDEQYLYDETPAEKQTYYYTASATDGAGNTSARTTPVAVTTPDTSAPGAVTGLAAKADADKVALTWAAPTDDAVRWQVYGADGTATPALLGTATAAAYSDTTAKPGVTRTYTVYAIDGAGHRSSGVKISARRQVAPALPVYLSPDADGRPVLRFRVAADNDHSGGFRVYSGTSASTVRTTLRACDPKETFSTSTYIEYSCVLTDFGGSTDRYVTVLAVAGNGVTSSDFKAVRYDDTTAPPATAGLTATPEPWGTALRWDASTAADVHAYWLRAGRPETVGGVRTCAGGTTEVLDGDATSFQDTAGLPDGEDRCWEVRTVDGSNNYSEPVTVYATEQDTRPTEATPPGSPLTGLEAVENAGDVALNWDTLDGATSYRVYRWDRATGTYERIADGALENPNTAQFRHYRDENAPTGTAAYYRVTAVYADGTESAPALAAVTLAPAS; the protein is encoded by the coding sequence GTGATCACAGACAGATTCCGCGCCGGGCTGCGCGTGGGGGCCGCCGGGCTCGCCATGGCCCTGCCCTCGGCCTGCCTCGTCTTGGCGGCGCCCTCCGCCGCGGCCGCCGTGACCTGCGGCGACACCACGTTCAAGCGGACGTTCTACACCAATACGTCGTTCTCGGGTACGCCGAAGAAGACGGACTGCGACACCACCGTCGATCAGAACTGGACGGGCGCTCCGCTCTCCGGGATGGCCACGAACAACTTCTCCGTGCGCTGGTCGCTCACCCGGGACTTCGGTTCGGGCGGCTGCTTCACCTACCGCCTCTCCGGCACGGACGGCCTGCGCCTGTACGTGGACGGCGTCCGCAAGGTGAACAAGTGGACGAACACCGGTGACTCCGGCAACAGCGTTCCGGGCACCTTCTGCATCGGCTCGGGCAGCCACACCGTCCGCGTCGACCACGCGAACTGGACGGGTCTGTCCCAGGTGAAGTTCACCTGGCCCGCCTCCTCCGACAGCAAGGCGCCGCTGGCCCCGACCGGCATCACCACCTCGTACGACGCGGCGACCGGCAAGGCGACCGCGAGCTGGAAGAAGAACCGCGAGCTGGACATCGACCACTACCGGGTCCTGGTGGAGACCTCCACGTCCGGGGTGGCGCGTTGGGACACCACCGGCACCAGCACCTCGTACGCGCTGCCGAAGGACGGCCGGACGTACCGGTTCTGCATCCAGGCCGTCGACAAGTGGACGAACTACGGCGCCACCGCGTGCGGCCCGTACGTCACCACGCCGGACAAGACGGCCCCGGCCGTCCCGGCCGTGCGTACCTCGGACGTCACGGTGTCGAACGACGTGGGCACGCCGCGCGTCAACGTCTGGCTGGGCCAGGTGCAGCCGTCCGACGGCCCCGTGTTCACGCTGTGGCGGGCCACGGCCGAGGCGGGCCCGTACACCAAGGTCTCGACGCTCGACCTGCGCGAGACCCCGGATGAGCAGTACCTGTACGACGAGACACCCGCCGAGAAGCAGACGTACTACTACACGGCGTCGGCCACCGATGGCGCCGGCAACACCTCTGCTCGCACCACACCCGTCGCGGTGACCACGCCGGACACCTCGGCGCCGGGTGCGGTGACGGGCCTCGCGGCCAAGGCGGACGCCGACAAGGTCGCGCTGACCTGGGCCGCGCCGACCGACGACGCGGTGCGCTGGCAGGTGTACGGGGCCGACGGCACCGCGACACCCGCCCTGCTCGGCACCGCCACGGCCGCCGCGTACTCCGACACCACGGCGAAGCCGGGCGTCACCCGCACGTACACCGTGTACGCGATCGACGGGGCCGGACACCGCTCGTCCGGGGTGAAGATCTCCGCGCGACGCCAGGTGGCGCCGGCCCTGCCCGTGTACCTGAGCCCGGACGCGGACGGCCGTCCCGTGCTGCGGTTCAGGGTGGCGGCGGACAACGACCACAGCGGCGGCTTCCGGGTCTACTCCGGCACTTCCGCGTCCACGGTCCGCACGACCCTGCGTGCCTGCGACCCGAAGGAGACCTTCAGCACGTCGACGTACATCGAGTACAGCTGCGTGCTCACCGACTTCGGCGGCTCGACGGACCGGTACGTCACCGTCCTCGCGGTGGCCGGCAACGGAGTCACCTCGAGCGACTTCAAGGCGGTCCGGTACGACGACACCACGGCGCCGCCCGCCACGGCGGGCCTCACCGCGACCCCCGAACCGTGGGGAACGGCCCTGCGCTGGGACGCCTCCACCGCCGCCGACGTGCACGCGTACTGGCTGCGGGCAGGCCGGCCGGAGACGGTCGGCGGAGTGCGGACCTGCGCGGGCGGCACCACGGAGGTCCTCGACGGGGACGCCACGTCCTTCCAGGACACGGCGGGCCTGCCGGACGGCGAGGACCGCTGCTGGGAGGTGCGCACGGTGGACGGCTCGAACAACTACTCCGAGCCGGTCACCGTCTACGCCACCGAGCAGGACACCCGCCCCACGGAGGCGACCCCTCCGGGCTCCCCCCTCACGGGTCTGGAGGCCGTGGAGAACGCCGGTGACGTGGCCCTGAACTGGGACACCCTCGATGGCGCCACCAGCTACCGGGTCTACCGCTGGGACCGCGCCACGGGCACGTACGAGCGGATCGCCGACGGCGCGCTGGAGAACCCGAACACGGCGCAGTTCCGTCACTACCGCGACGAGAACGCCCCCACCGGGACTGCTGCCTACTACCGGGTGACGGCGGTGTACGCGGACGGCACCGAGTCGGCTCCGGCGCTCGCGGCCGTGACGCTGGCGCCCGCGTCCTGA
- the argS gene encoding arginine--tRNA ligase, whose product MASVTSLTSSVHQRLADALSAALPEAGAGADPLLRRSDRADYQANGILALAKKAKANPRELATQVVERITTGDLLADVEVSGPGFLNITVTDKAITETLAARAADGDRLGVPLKDNAGVTVIDYAQPNVAKEMHVGHLRSAVIGAAMVEILEFTGEKVVRRHHIGDWGTQFGMLIQYLLEHPHELDHEGGKEDGEAAMSSLNRLYKASRALFDSDEEFKARSRDRVVALQAGDAETIALWQRFVDESKIYFYSVFNKLDMQIDDPDVVGESGYNDMLEETCRILEESGVAVRSEGALCVFFDDVLGPDGNKVPLIVKKSNGGYGYAATDLSAIRDRVQNLKASTLLYVVDARQSLHFKMVFETARRAGWLNEDVKAHQLAFGTVLGKDGKPFKTREGETVRLVDLLDEAIDRATSVVREKAEKVGLTEEEIVENGVHVGIGAVKYADLSTSAVRDYKFDLDQMVSLNGDTSVYLQYAYARIRSIFGKAGDRRPLAHPELELAPAERALGLHLDQFGETLAEVASSYEPHKLAAYLYQLASLYTTFYDQCPVVKPAPAPEVAENRLFLCDLTARTLHQGMALLGIRTPERL is encoded by the coding sequence ATGGCCTCGGTCACGTCCCTCACGTCCTCCGTCCACCAGCGTCTCGCCGACGCCCTCAGCGCCGCCCTCCCCGAGGCCGGTGCGGGCGCGGACCCGCTGCTGCGACGTAGCGACCGGGCCGACTACCAGGCCAACGGGATTCTGGCGCTCGCCAAAAAGGCGAAGGCGAACCCGCGTGAGCTGGCCACGCAGGTCGTCGAGCGGATCACGACCGGCGATCTGCTCGCCGACGTCGAGGTCTCGGGCCCCGGCTTCCTGAACATCACGGTCACCGACAAGGCGATCACCGAGACGCTGGCGGCCCGCGCCGCCGACGGCGACCGCCTCGGCGTCCCGCTGAAGGACAACGCGGGCGTCACGGTCATCGACTACGCCCAGCCGAACGTGGCGAAGGAGATGCACGTCGGCCACCTGCGGTCCGCCGTGATCGGCGCCGCGATGGTCGAGATCCTGGAGTTCACCGGCGAGAAGGTCGTCCGGCGTCACCACATCGGCGACTGGGGCACCCAGTTCGGCATGCTCATCCAGTACCTCCTGGAGCACCCGCACGAGCTGGACCACGAGGGCGGCAAGGAGGACGGCGAGGCGGCGATGTCGTCGCTGAACCGGCTCTACAAGGCCTCACGCGCGCTCTTCGACTCCGACGAGGAGTTCAAGGCCCGCTCACGGGACCGCGTGGTGGCCCTCCAGGCCGGGGACGCGGAGACCATCGCCCTGTGGCAGCGGTTCGTCGACGAGTCGAAGATCTACTTCTACTCGGTCTTCAACAAGCTCGACATGCAGATCGACGACCCGGACGTGGTCGGCGAGTCCGGCTACAACGACATGCTCGAGGAGACCTGCCGGATCCTGGAGGAGTCCGGCGTCGCCGTCCGCTCCGAGGGTGCGCTGTGCGTCTTCTTCGACGACGTGCTGGGCCCCGACGGCAACAAGGTCCCCCTGATCGTCAAGAAGTCGAACGGCGGCTACGGCTACGCCGCGACCGACCTCTCCGCGATCCGGGACCGCGTCCAGAACCTCAAGGCGTCGACGCTCCTCTACGTCGTGGACGCCCGGCAGTCGCTCCACTTCAAGATGGTCTTCGAGACGGCCCGCCGCGCCGGCTGGCTCAACGAGGACGTGAAGGCGCACCAGCTGGCCTTCGGCACGGTCCTCGGCAAGGACGGCAAGCCGTTCAAGACCCGTGAGGGCGAGACGGTGAGGCTGGTCGACCTCCTCGACGAGGCGATCGACCGCGCCACGTCCGTCGTGCGCGAGAAGGCCGAGAAGGTGGGCCTGACCGAGGAGGAGATCGTCGAGAACGGCGTGCACGTCGGCATCGGCGCGGTGAAGTACGCCGACCTGTCGACCTCCGCCGTGCGGGACTACAAGTTCGACCTGGACCAGATGGTGTCGCTGAACGGCGACACGAGCGTGTACCTCCAGTACGCGTACGCCCGTATCCGCTCGATCTTCGGCAAGGCGGGCGACCGCAGGCCTCTCGCGCACCCGGAGCTGGAGCTGGCCCCGGCGGAGCGGGCACTCGGCCTGCACCTGGACCAGTTCGGCGAGACGCTGGCCGAGGTCGCGTCGTCGTACGAGCCGCACAAGCTGGCCGCGTACCTGTACCAGCTGGCGTCGCTGTACACGACGTTCTACGACCAGTGCCCGGTCGTGAAGCCGGCGCCCGCGCCGGAGGTCGCCGAGAACCGGCTGTTCCTGTGCGACCTGACGGCCCGTACGCTGCACCAGGGCATGGCGCTCCTGGGCATCAGGACGCCCGAGCGCCTCTGA
- the lysS gene encoding lysine--tRNA ligase — translation MAAAELTRSTRRAEKDDRIVAQSTGAETQDWVSRYADDVIAESERRAPGKPVVVASGLSPSGPIHLGNLREVMTPHLVADEVRRRGYEVRHLISWDDYDRYRKVPAGVPGVDESWAEHIGKPLTSVPAPAGSAYPNWAEHFKAAMTGALGELGVEFDGISQTEQYTSGVYREQILHAMKHRGDIDAILDQYRTKKAPPKQQQKQQKPVDEAELEAAEGSGAANEDDGSGGVGGYYPYKPFCGACGKDLTTVTSYDDETTELSYTCTLDGHSETVRLTEFNRGKLVWKVDWPMRWAFEGVIFEPSGVDHSSPGSSFQVGGQIVGIFGGKQPIGPMYAFVGISGMAKMSSSKGGVPTPADALQIMEPQLLRWLYARRRPNQSFKIAFDQEIQRLYDEWDKLASKVADGSVLPADAAAYTRAVGTAAGELPRTPRPLPYRTLASVADVTAGAEDQTLRILSELDPENPVTALDEVRPRLDRAEAWISKYVPAESRTLVRAEPDTQALAALDDEARESLRLLLDGLDSHWSLDGLTHLVYGVPKVRAGFSPDATPKELPPEIKTAQRSFFALLYDLLVGRDTGPRLPTLLLAVGADRVRKLLGA, via the coding sequence ATGGCCGCAGCAGAGCTCACCCGTTCCACCCGACGCGCAGAGAAGGACGACCGAATCGTGGCCCAGAGCACAGGCGCGGAGACCCAGGACTGGGTCTCCCGTTACGCGGACGATGTCATCGCCGAGTCCGAGCGCCGCGCCCCGGGCAAACCGGTCGTCGTGGCCTCCGGCCTCTCCCCCTCCGGTCCCATCCACCTGGGGAACCTGCGCGAGGTCATGACCCCGCACCTGGTCGCCGACGAGGTCCGCCGCCGCGGGTACGAGGTCCGGCACCTGATCTCCTGGGACGACTACGACCGGTACCGCAAGGTCCCGGCCGGTGTCCCCGGCGTCGACGAGTCCTGGGCCGAGCACATCGGCAAGCCGCTCACCTCGGTCCCGGCGCCCGCCGGATCGGCGTACCCGAACTGGGCGGAGCACTTCAAGGCCGCGATGACCGGGGCGCTCGGCGAGCTGGGCGTCGAGTTCGACGGCATCAGCCAGACCGAGCAGTACACGTCGGGCGTCTATCGCGAGCAGATCCTGCACGCGATGAAGCACCGCGGCGACATCGACGCGATCCTCGACCAGTACCGCACGAAGAAGGCCCCGCCGAAGCAGCAGCAGAAGCAGCAGAAGCCGGTCGACGAGGCCGAGCTGGAGGCCGCCGAGGGCTCCGGCGCCGCGAACGAGGACGACGGCAGCGGCGGCGTGGGCGGCTACTACCCGTACAAGCCGTTCTGCGGCGCGTGCGGCAAGGACCTCACCACGGTCACGTCGTACGACGACGAGACGACGGAGCTGTCCTACACCTGCACGCTCGACGGCCACAGCGAGACGGTCCGGCTGACGGAGTTCAACCGCGGCAAGCTGGTCTGGAAGGTCGACTGGCCGATGCGCTGGGCGTTCGAGGGCGTGATCTTCGAGCCGTCCGGTGTCGACCACTCGTCCCCGGGCTCGTCGTTCCAGGTCGGCGGGCAGATCGTCGGGATCTTCGGCGGCAAGCAGCCGATCGGCCCGATGTACGCGTTCGTCGGCATCAGCGGCATGGCGAAGATGTCCTCCAGCAAGGGCGGGGTCCCGACCCCGGCCGACGCGCTCCAGATCATGGAGCCGCAGCTGCTGCGCTGGCTGTACGCCCGCCGACGGCCCAACCAGTCCTTCAAGATCGCCTTCGACCAGGAGATCCAGCGGCTCTACGACGAGTGGGACAAGCTCGCCTCCAAGGTCGCCGACGGCTCGGTCCTGCCGGCGGACGCCGCCGCGTACACGCGCGCCGTGGGCACCGCGGCCGGTGAACTTCCGCGCACCCCGCGGCCGTTGCCGTACCGCACCCTGGCCTCCGTCGCCGACGTCACCGCCGGTGCCGAGGACCAGACCCTGCGCATCCTCAGCGAGCTCGATCCGGAGAACCCGGTCACCGCGCTCGACGAGGTGCGGCCGAGGCTCGACCGGGCCGAGGCGTGGATCAGCAAGTACGTGCCCGCCGAGTCGCGCACCCTGGTGCGCGCCGAGCCGGACACGCAGGCGCTGGCCGCGCTCGACGACGAGGCCCGCGAGTCGCTGCGGCTCCTCCTCGACGGTCTGGACTCGCACTGGTCCCTCGACGGCCTGACGCACCTCGTCTACGGCGTGCCGAAGGTCCGGGCGGGCTTCTCGCCGGACGCGACGCCGAAGGAGCTGCCGCCGGAGATCAAGACGGCCCAGCGGTCGTTCTTCGCGCTGCTGTACGACCTGCTCGTCGGCCGTGACACCGGGCCGCGGCTGCCCACGCTGCTGCTCGCCGTGGGCGCGGACCGGGTGCGCAAGCTGCTCGGAGCCTGA
- the hemB gene encoding porphobilinogen synthase → MTEYGSFPGARPRRLRTTPAMRRMVAETRLHPADLILPAFVREGIGEPVEIGSMPGVVQHTRDTLKKAAVEALEAGVAGIMLFGVPDDAKKDALGTAGTDPDGILQVALRDVRAEVGDDLIVMSDLCLDEFTDHGHCGVLDAEGRVDNDATLERYAEMAQVQADAGAHVVGPSGMMDGQVGVIRDALDTIGKEDVSILAYTAKYSSAFYGPFREAVGSSLTGDRKTYQQDPANVRESLRELALDLEEGADMVMVKPAGPYLDVLAKVAESVDVPVAAYQISGEYAMIEAAAQRGWIERDRAILETLLGIKRAGANMILTYWATEVARGL, encoded by the coding sequence GTGACGGAGTACGGATCCTTCCCGGGTGCGCGGCCGCGACGGCTGCGCACCACCCCCGCCATGCGGCGCATGGTCGCCGAGACGCGGCTGCACCCGGCCGACCTGATCCTTCCCGCGTTCGTGCGGGAGGGCATCGGCGAGCCGGTCGAGATCGGGTCCATGCCCGGTGTCGTGCAGCACACCCGGGACACCCTGAAGAAGGCGGCCGTCGAGGCGCTGGAGGCCGGGGTCGCCGGGATCATGCTCTTCGGCGTGCCGGACGACGCGAAGAAGGACGCCCTCGGGACGGCCGGTACGGACCCCGACGGCATCCTCCAGGTGGCGCTGCGCGATGTGCGCGCCGAGGTCGGCGACGACCTCATCGTCATGTCCGACCTGTGCCTCGACGAGTTCACGGACCACGGGCACTGCGGTGTCCTGGACGCCGAGGGGCGCGTCGACAACGACGCGACGCTGGAGCGGTACGCCGAGATGGCGCAGGTCCAGGCCGACGCGGGCGCCCATGTCGTGGGTCCCAGCGGCATGATGGACGGGCAGGTCGGGGTGATCCGCGACGCGCTCGACACCATCGGCAAGGAGGACGTCTCGATCCTCGCCTACACCGCGAAGTACTCGTCGGCGTTCTACGGGCCGTTCCGTGAGGCCGTCGGCTCCTCGCTGACCGGCGACCGCAAGACGTACCAGCAGGACCCGGCCAATGTCCGGGAGTCCCTGCGGGAGCTGGCGCTCGACCTCGAGGAGGGCGCCGACATGGTGATGGTCAAGCCGGCCGGTCCCTACCTCGACGTCCTCGCCAAGGTCGCCGAGTCGGTGGACGTGCCGGTCGCCGCGTACCAGATCAGCGGCGAGTACGCGATGATCGAGGCCGCCGCGCAGCGCGGCTGGATCGAGCGTGACCGGGCCATCCTGGAGACGCTCCTCGGCATCAAGCGGGCCGGTGCGAACATGATCCTCACGTACTGGGCGACGGAGGTCGCACGCGGCCTGTGA
- a CDS encoding DUF4232 domain-containing protein, translated as MSIAAPARSRVRLLTAAATVALAALSLTACDNGDGVRDEGASQQPSKSAPADGDNGKNTSAGSTTGDRTGSGTGAGSGNGTANGATATKPKPRPASTGRTDPTARVTCNGSTVKVTAQSVSRPVNHMLLTVTNTGSKRCDLYGYPAVRFGEAQSVPPVIEDSQPQAVVSLPPGQSAYAGVALSGGDDGGGSNGRTEKTLEVFFQGRNTNDGGPGAKAALPAKGAYIDDSLKVTYWQQSMSDALAW; from the coding sequence GTGTCCATCGCCGCACCCGCCCGCTCCCGTGTCCGCCTCCTCACGGCCGCCGCCACCGTCGCCCTGGCCGCGCTCTCCCTGACCGCCTGCGACAACGGGGACGGGGTCCGCGACGAGGGCGCGTCGCAGCAGCCGTCGAAGTCGGCGCCGGCCGACGGCGACAACGGCAAGAACACGAGCGCCGGATCCACGACGGGCGACAGGACCGGCTCCGGTACGGGTGCCGGCAGCGGAAACGGCACCGCAAACGGCGCCACCGCCACCAAGCCGAAGCCCCGGCCCGCCTCCACCGGCAGGACCGACCCCACCGCCCGCGTCACGTGCAACGGCTCCACGGTCAAGGTCACCGCCCAGTCCGTCTCGCGCCCCGTCAACCACATGCTCCTGACGGTGACCAACACCGGCTCGAAGCGCTGCGACCTGTACGGCTACCCGGCCGTCCGCTTCGGCGAGGCCCAGTCGGTCCCGCCGGTGATCGAGGACTCGCAGCCGCAGGCGGTGGTCTCCCTGCCGCCGGGCCAGTCCGCCTACGCGGGCGTCGCACTCTCCGGCGGCGACGACGGCGGCGGCTCCAACGGGCGTACGGAGAAGACGCTCGAGGTGTTCTTCCAGGGCCGCAACACGAACGACGGCGGCCCCGGCGCCAAGGCCGCGCTGCCCGCGAAGGGCGCCTACATCGACGACTCGCTCAAGGTCACGTACTGGCAGCAGTCGATGAGCGACGCGCTGGCCTGGTGA
- a CDS encoding helix-turn-helix domain-containing protein — translation MTEADGTAEFATLLRGLKERSGLSYGVLAKRLHMSTSTLHRYCNGDAVPVDYAPVERLARLCKAGPDELVELHRLWVLADAARRTKPVAAVEEPPAVASEPVPDAAPAADAEPVPDAAPPSAPGKRRSRRAVVLAAAVAVVVAGGAGAFALHLAGGRGGDGGGKDRAGATSSVTPGARSADPSGTASPSPGRKHKPSAGPSRSGAPAGAEPGTPSAPAAGEGTGTPLTVATTPYVYESPCSQHFLIDRPPAEVPPPPLEQDAPNWVGAIGAVASGEQFIKLTVQGTGSDTVVLEDLDVRVMKSGAPLAWNDYSMGVGCGGGVGTKSFGVDLDAPRPVSAPRNGQRDFPYKVSESDPEVFYIKANTKAHDVSWVLELKWSSGTRHGVLKVDDQGRAFRTSADVGRPGYDYPIGAGGWGERAA, via the coding sequence GTGACCGAGGCTGACGGGACGGCCGAGTTCGCGACGCTGCTGCGCGGGCTGAAGGAACGCTCGGGTCTGAGTTACGGCGTACTCGCGAAGCGGCTGCACATGAGTACGTCGACGCTGCACCGGTACTGCAACGGGGACGCGGTGCCGGTCGACTACGCGCCGGTCGAGCGGCTGGCGCGGCTGTGCAAGGCCGGTCCCGATGAGCTCGTCGAGCTGCACCGGCTGTGGGTCCTCGCGGACGCGGCGCGCAGGACGAAGCCGGTGGCGGCGGTGGAGGAGCCCCCGGCGGTGGCATCGGAGCCCGTGCCCGACGCGGCGCCCGCGGCCGATGCAGAGCCCGTGCCCGACGCGGCGCCCCCGTCCGCCCCCGGGAAGCGCCGCTCGCGGCGCGCGGTCGTGCTCGCCGCCGCCGTGGCCGTCGTCGTGGCCGGGGGAGCCGGCGCGTTCGCCCTGCACCTCGCCGGGGGCAGAGGCGGTGACGGCGGCGGGAAGGATCGCGCCGGGGCCACCTCGTCCGTCACCCCGGGAGCCCGTTCCGCGGACCCGTCCGGTACGGCGTCCCCGTCACCGGGCCGCAAGCACAAGCCCTCCGCGGGCCCGTCCCGCAGCGGCGCCCCGGCCGGTGCCGAGCCGGGCACCCCGTCCGCCCCGGCGGCAGGCGAAGGCACCGGCACTCCGCTGACCGTCGCCACCACCCCGTACGTCTACGAGAGCCCCTGCAGCCAGCACTTCCTGATCGACAGGCCGCCGGCCGAGGTGCCCCCGCCGCCCCTCGAACAGGACGCCCCGAACTGGGTCGGTGCGATCGGCGCGGTCGCCTCGGGGGAGCAGTTCATCAAGCTCACCGTCCAGGGGACCGGCAGCGACACCGTGGTCCTGGAGGACCTGGACGTCCGTGTCATGAAGTCCGGTGCGCCGCTCGCGTGGAACGACTACTCGATGGGCGTGGGCTGCGGCGGCGGGGTCGGGACGAAGTCGTTCGGCGTGGACCTCGACGCGCCCCGCCCGGTCTCCGCGCCCAGGAACGGGCAGCGGGACTTCCCGTACAAGGTCAGCGAGAGCGACCCCGAGGTCTTCTACATCAAGGCGAACACCAAGGCCCACGACGTCAGTTGGGTCCTGGAGCTGAAGTGGTCGAGCGGCACCCGCCACGGCGTTCTGAAGGTCGACGACCAGGGGCGGGCGTTCCGTACGAGCGCGGATGTCGGCCGTCCCGGCTACGACTACCCGATCGGGGCGGGCGGCTGGGGCGAGCGCGCCGCCTAG